One part of the Arabidopsis thaliana chromosome 4, partial sequence genome encodes these proteins:
- the HAP6 gene encoding ribophorin II (RPN2) family protein (HAPLESS 6 (HAP6); FUNCTIONS IN: dolichyl-diphosphooligosaccharide-protein glycotransferase activity; INVOLVED IN: response to cold, protein amino acid terminal N-glycosylation; LOCATED IN: in 6 components; EXPRESSED IN: 25 plant structures; EXPRESSED DURING: 14 growth stages; CONTAINS InterPro DOMAIN/s: Ribophorin II (InterPro:IPR008814); Has 30201 Blast hits to 17322 proteins in 780 species: Archae - 12; Bacteria - 1396; Metazoa - 17338; Fungi - 3422; Plants - 5037; Viruses - 0; Other Eukaryotes - 2996 (source: NCBI BLink).) has product MMAGGNVRFLVLILAVAICGAASVFQPISDSHRSAALDVFVPVDGSYKSLEEAYEALKTLEILGIDKKSDLSSKTCENVVKVLQSSSSTLKDAFYALNVNGILKCKIGEAGPKDIVSQLQAGVKDAKLLLDFYYSVRGLVLAKEQFPGTHISLGDAEAIFRSIKSLSQSDGRWRYSSNNPESSTFAAGLAYETLAGVISLAPSEFDPSLIQSVKTGILKLSDSIQKYDDGTFYFDEKSVDASQGPISTTASVIRGLTSFAASESTGLNLPGDKIVGLAKFFLGVGIPGDAKDFFNQIDALACLEDNKFSVPLILSLPSTVISLTKKEPLKVKVSTVLGSKAPALSVKLTQALSSKSVDSSVINNQELKFDADSATYFLDSFPKNFDIGKYTFVFKIVLDESAHEKVYITEAQTKVPIAATGAISIENAEIAVLDSDIGSVESQKKLDLTKDGAVSLSANHLQKLRLSFQLTTPLGNAFKPHQAFFKLKHESQVEHIFLVKTSGKKSELVLDFLGLVEKLYYLSGKYEIQLTIGDASMENSLLSNIGHIELDLPERPEKATRPPLQSTEPYSRYGPKAEISHIFRIPEKLPAKQLSLVFLGVIVLPFIGFLIGLTRLGVNIKSFPSSTGSAISALLFHCGIGAVLLLYVLFWLKLDLFTTLKALSLLGVFLLFVGHRTLSQLASASNKLKSA; this is encoded by the exons ATGATGGCCGGAGGTAACGTACGGTTTCTGGTTTTGATACTCGCCGTAGCAATTTGCGGTGCTGCTTCTGTTTTCCAGCCGATCTCAGACTCTCACCGATCTGCGGCTCTGGATGTCTTCGTACCAGTCGATGGATCATACAAAAG CTTGGAGGAGGCATATGAAGCATTAAAGACTTTGGAGATTCTTGGAATTGATAAAAAGTCTGATCTTAGCTCAAAGACTTGTGAGAATGTGGTTAAAGTTCTTCAGTCGTCTTCTTCTACTCTTAAGGATGCATTTTATGCGTTAAACGTTAATGGGATtctaaaatgtaaaattggTGAAGCTGGTCCTAAG GACATTGTTTCTCAACTTCAAGCTGGTGTTAAAGATGCGAAGCTATTGCTTGATTTCTATTATTCTGTCAGAGGCTTGGTGCTGGCTAAG GAGCAATTTCCTGGAACTCATATAAGTCTTGGAGATGCCGAAGCCATTTTCCGTTCCATCAAG TCTCTTAGCCAGAGTGATGGAAGATGGCGCTACAGCTCCAACAATCCCGAATCAAGCACTTTTGCTGCTG gCTTAGCCTATGAAACGCTTGCTGGAGTGATTTCATTAGCACCTTCAGAGTTTGATCCATCTTTG ATCCAGTCGGTGAAGACGGGTATCCTGAAGCTTTCTGACAGTATCCAAAAATATG ATGATGGgacattttattttgatgaGAAGTCTGTTGATGCAAGTCAAGGCCCGATCTCAACAACTGCATCAGTTATTAGAGGGCTCACGTCATTTGCAGCTTCAGAATCCACAGGATTGAAC CTTCCAGGTGATAAGATAGTTGGTCTGGCCAAATTCTTTCTGGGTGTTGGAATTCCTGGTGATGCCAAGGACTTCTTCAACCAAATAGATGCACTAGCTTGTTTGGAAGACAACAA GTTTTCTGTTCCACTCATCTTGTCTCTTCCATCCACTGTCATTTCATTGACAAAGAAAGAGCCTCTGAAG GTTAAAGTTAGCACTGTACTGGGTTCGAAGGCACCAGCTCTTAGTGTGAAGCTTACACAAGCTCTAAGTTCTAAGTCAGTGGATTCATCTGTAATTAATAACCAG GAGCTTAAGTTTGACGCTGACAGTGCAACGTACTTCCTGGACTCCTTTCCCAAGAACTTTGACATTGGAAAATATACTTTTGTATTTAAG ATTGTGCTGGATGAATCAGCACATGAGAAAGTATACATAACTGAAGCTCAAACAAAAGTGCCTATAGCTGCCACAGGAGCTATTAGCATTGAAAATGCAGAAATTGCTGTACTTGACAGTGACATTGGAAGCGTTGAATCTCAGAAAAA GCTAGATTTAACTAAAGATGGAGCGGTATCATTATCAGCAAACCACCTTCAAAAGCTACGCCTGTCATTCCAGTTAACTACTCCACTTGGCAATGCGTTTAAGCCACACCAG GCATTTTTCAAGCTGAAACATGAGTCACAGGTCGAGCATATCTTTCTCGTGAAAACTTCTGGAAAGAAGTCTGAATTAGTTCTA GATTTTCTTGGATTGGTTGAGAAGCTCTACTACCTCTCTGGTAAATATGAGATACAGCTAACCATTGGAGATGCTTCTATG GAGAACTCTTTACTGAGTAATATTGGTCACATTGAACTAGACCTACCAGAGCGTCCAGAGAAGGCGACTCGTCCTCCTCTACAGTCTACTGAGCCTTACTCAAGATATGGGCCAAAAGCTGAAATATCACACATATTCAGGATTCCTGAAAAGCTTCCAGCAAAGCAGCTCTCACTAGTTTTCTTGGGTGTTATCGTTCTCCCATTCATCGGTTTCCTGATTGGG cTTACGCGGTTGGGAGTGAACATAAAGAGCTTCCCATCGTCGACTGGATCTGCAATATCCGCTTTACTTTTCCACTGCGGAATTGGAGCTGTTTTGCTTCTATATGTGCTATTCTGGTTGAAG TTGGATCTATTCACGACTCTCAAGGCACTTTCTTTGTTGGGAGTGTTTCTGTTGTTCGTGGGACACAGAACACTATCTCAACTTGCATCAGCATCAAACAAGTTGAAATctgcttga
- the ZAC gene encoding Calcium-dependent ARF-type GTPase activating protein family (ZAC; FUNCTIONS IN: phospholipid binding, ARF GTPase activator activity; INVOLVED IN: intracellular protein transport; LOCATED IN: Golgi apparatus, plasma membrane, vacuole, membrane; EXPRESSED IN: 26 plant structures; EXPRESSED DURING: 15 growth stages; CONTAINS InterPro DOMAIN/s: Arf GTPase activating protein (InterPro:IPR001164), C2 membrane targeting protein (InterPro:IPR018029), C2 calcium/lipid-binding domain, CaLB (InterPro:IPR008973), C2 calcium-dependent membrane targeting (InterPro:IPR000008); BEST Arabidopsis thaliana protein match is: ARF-GAP domain 13 (TAIR:AT4G05330.1); Has 30201 Blast hits to 17322 proteins in 780 species: Archae - 12; Bacteria - 1396; Metazoa - 17338; Fungi - 3422; Plants - 5037; Viruses - 0; Other Eukaryotes - 2996 (source: NCBI BLink).) encodes MSYSGAGLGKPGSGKRRIRDLLTQSDNRVCADCGAPDPKWASANIGVFICLKCCGVHRSLGSHISKVLSVTLDEWSDEEVDSMIEIGGNASANSIYEAFIPEGSSKPGPDASHDQRMRFIRSKYEHQEFLKPSLRITSVRGSSTKTPAFLSSSLSKKIVDSFRTNSSSQQPQLEGMVEFIGLLKVTIKKGTNMAIRDMMSSDPYVVLTLGQQKAQSTVVKSNLNPVWNEELMLSVPHNYGSVKLQVFDYDTFSADDIMGEAEIDIQPLITSAMAFGDPEMFGDMQIGKWLKSHDNALIEDSIINIADGKVKQEVQIKLQNVESGELELEMEWLPLEQ; translated from the exons ATGAGTTATTCTGGAGCCGGACTCGGAAAGCCTGGCTCAG GTAAAAGGAGAATAAGGGATCTTTTAACTCAATCTGATAACCGAGTCTGCGCTGATTGTGGCGCTCCAGATCCTAAGTGGGC GTCAGCTAATATTGGAGTGTTTATATGCTTAAAATGTTGTGGTGTCCACAGAAGCCTTGGCAGTCATATCTCAAAG GTCTTATCCGTGACATTGGATGAATGGTCAGATGAAGAAGTCGATTCGATGATTGAAATTGGAGGAAATGCCTCTGCAAATTCAATTTACGAGGCGTTTATTCCTGAAGGTAGCTCTAAGCCTGGACCTGATGCTAGTCATGACCAGCGTATGAGGTTCATTAG GTCGAAATATGAGCACCAAGAGTTTCTGAAACCAAGCTTGCGGATCACATCCGTGAGGGGCTCTAGTACAAAGACTCCAGCATTTCTTTCATCGAGTCTATCTAAAAAGATTGTTGATAGCTTTCGCACTAATTCATCATCGCAACAGCCG CAACTTGAAGGCATGGTTGAGTTTATTGGATTGTTGAAGGTGACTATTAAAAAGGGTACCAATATGGCCATCCGAGATATGATGTCAAGTGATCCCTATGTTGTGTTGACTCTAGGACAACAG AAGGCTCAATCTACTGTAGTGAAGAGCAACTTAAACCCTGTCTGGAATGAGGAACTCATGCTCTCTGTTCCTCATAACTATGGCTCAGTGAAATTG CAAGTGTTTGACTATGACACATTTTCTGCTGATGACATAATGGGAGAAGCTGAGATTGATATCCAGCCTCTGATTACATCTGCAATGGCTTTTGGAGACCCTGAAATGTTTGGAGATATGCAGATTGGAAAATGGCTGAAATCGCACGACAATGCTCTTATAGAAGATAGCATCATCAACATTGCAGATGGTAAAGTGAAGCAAGAGGTTCAAATCAAGCTTCAGAATGTTGAATCTGGTGAACTAGAACTAGAAATGGAGTGGCTACCTCTTGAGCAATAA
- the HAP6 gene encoding ribophorin II (RPN2) family protein (HAPLESS 6 (HAP6); FUNCTIONS IN: dolichyl-diphosphooligosaccharide-protein glycotransferase activity; INVOLVED IN: response to cold, protein amino acid terminal N-glycosylation; LOCATED IN: endoplasmic reticulum, endoplasmic reticulum membrane, plant-type cell wall; EXPRESSED IN: 23 plant structures; EXPRESSED DURING: 13 growth stages; CONTAINS InterPro DOMAIN/s: Ribophorin II (InterPro:IPR008814).), with protein MMAGGNVRFLVLILAVAICGAASVFQPISDSHRSAALDVFVPVDGSYKSLEEAYEALKTLEILGIDKKSDLSSKTCENVVKVLQSSSSTLKDAFYALNVNGILKCKIGEAGPKDIVSQLQAGVKDAKLLLDFYYSVRGLVLAKEQFPGTHISLGDAEAIFRSIKSLSQSDGRWRYSSNNPESSTFAAGLAYETLAGVISLAPSEFDPSLIQSVKTGILKLSDSIQKYDDGTFYFDEKSVDASQGPISTTASVIRGLTSFAASESTGLNLPGDKIVGLAKFFLGVGIPGDAKDFFNQIDALACLEDNKFSVPLILSLPSTVISLTKKEPLKVKVSTVLGSKAPALSVKLTQALSSKSVDSSVINNQELKFDADSATYFLDSFPKNFDIGKYTFVFKIVLDESAHEKVYITEAQTKVPIAATGAISIENAEIAVLDSDIGSVESQKKLDLTKDGAVSLSANHLQKLRLSFQLTTPLGNAFKPHQAFFKLKHESQVEHIFLDFLGLVEKLYYLSGKYEIQLTIGDASMENSLLSNIGHIELDLPERPEKATRPPLQSTEPYSRYGPKAEISHIFRIPEKLPAKQLSLVFLGVIVLPFIGFLIGLTRLGVNIKSFPSSTGSAISALLFHCGIGAVLLLYVLFWLKLDLFTTLKALSLLGVFLLFVGHRTLSQLASASNKLKSA; from the exons ATGATGGCCGGAGGTAACGTACGGTTTCTGGTTTTGATACTCGCCGTAGCAATTTGCGGTGCTGCTTCTGTTTTCCAGCCGATCTCAGACTCTCACCGATCTGCGGCTCTGGATGTCTTCGTACCAGTCGATGGATCATACAAAAG CTTGGAGGAGGCATATGAAGCATTAAAGACTTTGGAGATTCTTGGAATTGATAAAAAGTCTGATCTTAGCTCAAAGACTTGTGAGAATGTGGTTAAAGTTCTTCAGTCGTCTTCTTCTACTCTTAAGGATGCATTTTATGCGTTAAACGTTAATGGGATtctaaaatgtaaaattggTGAAGCTGGTCCTAAG GACATTGTTTCTCAACTTCAAGCTGGTGTTAAAGATGCGAAGCTATTGCTTGATTTCTATTATTCTGTCAGAGGCTTGGTGCTGGCTAAG GAGCAATTTCCTGGAACTCATATAAGTCTTGGAGATGCCGAAGCCATTTTCCGTTCCATCAAG TCTCTTAGCCAGAGTGATGGAAGATGGCGCTACAGCTCCAACAATCCCGAATCAAGCACTTTTGCTGCTG gCTTAGCCTATGAAACGCTTGCTGGAGTGATTTCATTAGCACCTTCAGAGTTTGATCCATCTTTG ATCCAGTCGGTGAAGACGGGTATCCTGAAGCTTTCTGACAGTATCCAAAAATATG ATGATGGgacattttattttgatgaGAAGTCTGTTGATGCAAGTCAAGGCCCGATCTCAACAACTGCATCAGTTATTAGAGGGCTCACGTCATTTGCAGCTTCAGAATCCACAGGATTGAAC CTTCCAGGTGATAAGATAGTTGGTCTGGCCAAATTCTTTCTGGGTGTTGGAATTCCTGGTGATGCCAAGGACTTCTTCAACCAAATAGATGCACTAGCTTGTTTGGAAGACAACAA GTTTTCTGTTCCACTCATCTTGTCTCTTCCATCCACTGTCATTTCATTGACAAAGAAAGAGCCTCTGAAG GTTAAAGTTAGCACTGTACTGGGTTCGAAGGCACCAGCTCTTAGTGTGAAGCTTACACAAGCTCTAAGTTCTAAGTCAGTGGATTCATCTGTAATTAATAACCAG GAGCTTAAGTTTGACGCTGACAGTGCAACGTACTTCCTGGACTCCTTTCCCAAGAACTTTGACATTGGAAAATATACTTTTGTATTTAAG ATTGTGCTGGATGAATCAGCACATGAGAAAGTATACATAACTGAAGCTCAAACAAAAGTGCCTATAGCTGCCACAGGAGCTATTAGCATTGAAAATGCAGAAATTGCTGTACTTGACAGTGACATTGGAAGCGTTGAATCTCAGAAAAA GCTAGATTTAACTAAAGATGGAGCGGTATCATTATCAGCAAACCACCTTCAAAAGCTACGCCTGTCATTCCAGTTAACTACTCCACTTGGCAATGCGTTTAAGCCACACCAG GCATTTTTCAAGCTGAAACATGAGTCACAGGTCGAGCATATCTTTCTC GATTTTCTTGGATTGGTTGAGAAGCTCTACTACCTCTCTGGTAAATATGAGATACAGCTAACCATTGGAGATGCTTCTATG GAGAACTCTTTACTGAGTAATATTGGTCACATTGAACTAGACCTACCAGAGCGTCCAGAGAAGGCGACTCGTCCTCCTCTACAGTCTACTGAGCCTTACTCAAGATATGGGCCAAAAGCTGAAATATCACACATATTCAGGATTCCTGAAAAGCTTCCAGCAAAGCAGCTCTCACTAGTTTTCTTGGGTGTTATCGTTCTCCCATTCATCGGTTTCCTGATTGGG cTTACGCGGTTGGGAGTGAACATAAAGAGCTTCCCATCGTCGACTGGATCTGCAATATCCGCTTTACTTTTCCACTGCGGAATTGGAGCTGTTTTGCTTCTATATGTGCTATTCTGGTTGAAG TTGGATCTATTCACGACTCTCAAGGCACTTTCTTTGTTGGGAGTGTTTCTGTTGTTCGTGGGACACAGAACACTATCTCAACTTGCATCAGCATCAAACAAGTTGAAATctgcttga